DNA from Campylobacter concisus:
GAGGATTGAATTTTTATCTGCTCATTTTTTTGAGTTAGCTCTTTAAGCATGCTAAGCTCTTTTGTCCTATCAAGCTTTATAGCCATATAGCCCTCTAGCTTGTCCTCAAAGAAAAATGGCGCAAAACGCACCTTTTCATAGAGCAGTTTGCCACTTTTTGTTCTGCTTATCAGCTCGTCGCTTTCCCAAGAAGTATGCTTATTTATGGCATTTCTTATCTCAGCGTAAAAGCTCTCTGGGTGCATATTTGATTTTAAAATTTTAGGGCTTTTTCCGACAACATCTTTTAGTTTATATCCACTTTTTGCTTCAAAGGTTTTATTTACATATAAAATTTTATTGTTATTGTCGCAAAAGACTATCGAGCTGTGTCCCGCATCCACTGTCGTTTTTAGTAGTTTTATCTGTTTTAACTGCTTGGTTAGCACCCTTGCTTGATAAAAAGTTAAAGCGCAAAATAACACAAAGCTGATAAAACAAAGCACTTGCATTATTACTATATTTCGTATCATTATGCTGTAAGAGGCTAGGGTGTCATCTCTAAATTTTCTTAGTGTTTCCCCAAGTTTTAGATCAACAGAGTCTTGAGCTACGGCACTTAGGTTTTTTGCAAATTCAAGCGCGTAAGTTGCCTTATTTAGCACCAAGATCGCTTTTGTGTCGTTTTTGTAGGTATCTTTATACTTTTCTATCTGCTCTTTTGTTTGATTTAGCGTTTCAGGGCTGATTAGGGCTGAGCTTTTTATCGCGTGAAATATCACATTAAGCGCATCTAGCTTCTTCTCTGATGCTATTTCAAACTCGCCTGATAAGATATAAGCAGCCATTGATGAGCTAGCGTAGTTTGACCTATCTACAAGCCTTTGTTTTTTTAAAAAGTCGTCGTTTATGACCTTTAAAGTTTTGGCATTTTTCTCTTGGTAAAAGACATGTATGATCTCGTTTAGCTCATCAAGTCTGGTTAAATTTTGATCAAAACTTTTTAAATTTTTATTTACATCGTCGTAGTTTAGACGAAGTACGTTATTTTCTAAGCTAAAGCTTAGCTCGTTATCTAGCAAGATAAGGCTTAAGATCGTATCGTTAAATTTACTAACAGCAGTAACTGCTCTATTTGCCATATAGATGTAAGCCGAGCTAAAGAAAAAGACGATCGCTAGGACGATTAAGATGATATTTGCTTGTCTTTTATTCATTTAGTATCCTAGGTCTGCGTCCATTTAGTGTTAGCAAAAATTTATAAATTTGCTCCAGCTCTTCGCTACTTAGTGTGTGGATCAGCTGATGATAGCTCACAAAGCCTATGACCTCTTTTAGATCGCTCATTTCGCCACTGCTTAGATATGGAGCCGTTCTTGCTACATTTCTAAGCGAAGGCACACGCATAAGGCGCCTGCTCTCACTAGCATCCTTTAAGCCCACGTTTTGCATCAAATTTCCGCCTAAATTTCTACCATTGTGGCAAGCCACACAGCCTACTTTATTAAAGAGCTCAAAGCCTTTTTTTGCCTCAGCGTTTATGGAGTCGTCATTGCCAGCTAGATACTCATCAAATGGCGAATCTATGCTTAAAATAGCCTTTTCAAATTCTGCCAAAGCACCTACTATATTTTCATAGTTTATGCCATCACTATATGCATCATTAAATAAAATCCCATACTCGCCTATGCTTTTTACCTTTTTTACTATCTCATCTTTGTTTGAATTTAGCTCATTTCTAGAATTTATCGACTCTTTTACCTGATCTTTTAAGCTTCTTACCCTGCCATCAGTAAAAAATAGAAAATTTAAAGCCGAATTTAGCACGCTAGGTGGGTTTATAACGCCTTTTTGGCTGGTGTAAGATGAGTTTGTACCACTTAAATTCCAGTATAAGTTGTGGCAAGTTTCGCATGAGTAGTTTTCAGTGGTGCTTAGCCTTTTGTCAAAAAAGAGCTTCTTACCGATGTAGGCTTGTTTTTCGTTATATTTTGATGAAAGCACTGGCTCAAATGATGAATTTGCGCTCAAAATGCAAAAAGATACTACCATCCAAAATAAAACTTTTTTCATAAAATCTCCATATTCTTGAGCGTCATTATAGCGGAATTATTTTTCATAACTACCAAATCGGCTAAATTGTAAAAAATTTAGTTTTTATTTGCATTTTGAAAAAAATGTTGTATAATCCGCCAAATTTTTAATTTCAAGGAGGAAACCATGAAAAAAGGTTTTACAATGATCGAGTTGATCTTCGTGATCGTGATTTTAGGCATATTAGCCACAGTCGCTATACCAAAACTAGCTGCAACAAGGGATGATGCAGAGATAGCTAAAACTGCTACAAACATATCAACTTTACTAAGTGATATCGGTACATATTATACTTCGCAAGGTAAATTTGCTGATGATATCAGCACAATGACAAACGTACCATTAGAAGTTGATGGAACTAATAAAAAAATTGGTCAGATGACAGTTGCTAGTAAAAAATGTATAAAATTTACTTTAGCTGGGCCTGTAACAGACGCTGGTGATACCAAAGGAAAACCTGCTGTTATAAAAGTCGAGGATGGAGCGGATAGTGCCGCTGGTCTTTGCCCTAAGGTACTAAGCAGTAGTGCTGTTACAAAAATAAAAACTAGTAAATTTAAATTTGTAAATGCTTCTGGCGTTGAGAAAGAAAGTGCGGCAGGTGAGTATCCAGTTAGCGGTCTTAGCGTAGCTTTCTAATTTTTCAAACTCAAACTTCTTGGCAAGGAAATTCCTT
Protein-coding regions in this window:
- a CDS encoding cytochrome-c peroxidase, which codes for MKKVLFWMVVSFCILSANSSFEPVLSSKYNEKQAYIGKKLFFDKRLSTTENYSCETCHNLYWNLSGTNSSYTSQKGVINPPSVLNSALNFLFFTDGRVRSLKDQVKESINSRNELNSNKDEIVKKVKSIGEYGILFNDAYSDGINYENIVGALAEFEKAILSIDSPFDEYLAGNDDSINAEAKKGFELFNKVGCVACHNGRNLGGNLMQNVGLKDASESRRLMRVPSLRNVARTAPYLSSGEMSDLKEVIGFVSYHQLIHTLSSEELEQIYKFLLTLNGRRPRILNE
- a CDS encoding type II secretion system protein, with the protein product MKKGFTMIELIFVIVILGILATVAIPKLAATRDDAEIAKTATNISTLLSDIGTYYTSQGKFADDISTMTNVPLEVDGTNKKIGQMTVASKKCIKFTLAGPVTDAGDTKGKPAVIKVEDGADSAAGLCPKVLSSSAVTKIKTSKFKFVNASGVEKESAAGEYPVSGLSVAF